From the genome of Bacteroidota bacterium, one region includes:
- a CDS encoding response regulator, whose product MKTLDYKTVLIIDDDPDYLYQLKFHVEKMGFKVLTADNQKDGETLIEQNKPDLAIVDLMMENKDSGFILSYKIKRKYPEVPVIIATAVTAETGMIFGLESEEERKWIKADLYIEKGIRPDQLNREIGKLLKM is encoded by the coding sequence ATGAAAACACTGGATTATAAGACTGTTCTAATCATTGATGACGACCCCGATTATCTTTATCAACTTAAATTCCATGTTGAAAAGATGGGATTTAAAGTTTTAACCGCCGATAATCAAAAAGACGGAGAAACTCTTATTGAACAAAACAAACCTGATCTGGCCATTGTTGATCTGATGATGGAAAACAAAGACAGTGGTTTTATCCTGAGTTACAAGATTAAAAGGAAATACCCTGAAGTGCCTGTTATCATTGCAACAGCCGTTACAGCCGAAACAGGTATGATCTTCGGACTCGAATCGGAAGAAGAAAGAAAATGGATAAAAGCAGATCTGTATATTGAAAAAGGTATTCGTCCGGATCAGTTAAATCGTGAAATCGGCAAACTCCTGAAAATGTGA
- a CDS encoding inorganic phosphate transporter: MLNIILIPLLIAMFLAVNMGGSGTAPAFSAAYGANLIRKDAIPGLFGIFVFLGAIIAGKAVATTVGKGIMPAEYMTLTITSVVLLSVALSLLFANILAIPQSTSQSTVFALMGPAIYFDVLNTHKLFVEIIPTWFVLPLISFFIMYLIGKFLYKPVRKMKFVNKYIKYDHIANHPGLKFFIILGSLYVAFSIGSNNVANASGPISSMILNELNIEPHHNNFILIMILSTLMIAPCFGIGSSIFGHKVVSSAGKDIVEFGPLGGLAISLLSATLLLLASVSRGIPTSLVQLNTGAILALGVVKMGWKNTFRQKVVERFWLIWIIAPIISLLLSLLFLIIADGIGILHY; this comes from the coding sequence ATGTTAAATATTATTCTCATCCCGTTGTTGATAGCAATGTTCCTTGCTGTCAACATGGGTGGCAGCGGAACGGCTCCGGCTTTTTCTGCGGCTTATGGAGCGAATCTTATCAGGAAAGACGCTATTCCCGGACTTTTCGGGATTTTTGTATTCCTGGGTGCCATAATCGCAGGGAAAGCAGTAGCAACTACTGTGGGAAAAGGAATTATGCCTGCTGAATACATGACACTGACCATCACTTCCGTTGTTTTACTATCAGTAGCCCTCTCTCTGTTATTTGCAAATATTCTTGCAATCCCCCAGTCGACCAGTCAATCAACTGTATTTGCCCTGATGGGTCCGGCAATTTATTTCGATGTATTGAATACTCATAAGCTTTTTGTTGAGATCATCCCAACGTGGTTTGTCTTACCTCTTATCTCGTTTTTCATAATGTACCTGATCGGTAAATTCCTTTATAAACCGGTAAGAAAAATGAAATTCGTGAATAAATATATAAAATACGACCACATTGCAAATCATCCGGGGCTTAAATTTTTCATCATCCTCGGGTCCCTGTATGTAGCGTTTTCGATTGGATCAAATAATGTTGCAAATGCGTCCGGACCTATATCTTCAATGATTCTGAATGAGTTGAATATAGAACCACATCATAATAATTTCATTCTGATTATGATACTTTCTACTCTTATGATTGCCCCCTGTTTCGGGATTGGCAGCTCCATCTTCGGTCATAAAGTAGTAAGTTCAGCAGGAAAGGACATTGTCGAGTTCGGCCCCCTGGGAGGCTTGGCAATATCCCTGCTTTCTGCAACTCTGCTTTTACTTGCCTCCGTATCCCGCGGAATACCAACTTCACTGGTCCAACTGAACACAGGTGCTATACTTGCACTGGGTGTGGTAAAAATGGGATGGAAAAACACTTTTCGCCAGAAAGTTGTCGAAAGATTCTGGCTGATTTGGATCATCGCTCCGATCATTTCTCTGCTGCTTTCATTGTTGTTTCTGATCATAGCTGATGGAATTGGAATTTTACACTATTAA
- a CDS encoding alginate export family protein: MKTIINIYTFILVALFLNVPSYAQLEVSAEIRPRGEFRRGYKSLVTEAEKDNPSVVFSQRTRLGVDYKSSIFKARVILQDVRVWGDESLYSSTGVFGDKGSTDLYEAWLQISLYKDFMVKVGRQEWKYDDLRLLSNRNWNQRGITYDGVLLGLRNEKWQVDGGFSWNNEEESLINEPYNPAKIRTLDFIYLKRNFNRGLSASLIALTNGYQKNDTSMVIYLRGTYGANVWYEHDFLRLHGAGYYQNGKNNSGVNVSAYAFIAYAGFKFKNWTFGPGLEWFSGNDRLRNKTGEDKTDHFFDVLYGARHRYYGYMDYFNNMKKATGGSGLIDAYFKIDKTFLDKHNIELSWHYFALENHYQVEELPGQYRNLDPYLASEADLVYTYTMNKWFNMNVGYSIFLPNSTIETINGLSEGSSVTGHWAWVMLTFKPVIFNSDLYVTKK; the protein is encoded by the coding sequence ATGAAAACAATTATCAACATATATACATTCATTCTTGTAGCGCTTTTCCTAAACGTTCCTTCATATGCACAATTGGAAGTCTCTGCAGAAATTCGCCCGCGTGGCGAATTTCGCAGGGGCTATAAATCATTAGTTACCGAAGCTGAAAAGGACAATCCGTCTGTAGTGTTTTCGCAAAGAACGAGATTGGGTGTAGATTATAAAAGCAGCATTTTCAAAGCAAGGGTAATATTGCAGGATGTCAGGGTATGGGGCGATGAGAGCCTTTATTCATCCACGGGTGTTTTTGGCGATAAAGGGAGTACAGATCTTTATGAAGCCTGGCTTCAGATAAGCTTATATAAAGATTTTATGGTCAAAGTTGGCCGACAGGAATGGAAGTATGACGATTTACGGCTCTTATCAAACCGCAACTGGAACCAGCGGGGAATTACCTATGATGGTGTGCTTTTGGGTTTACGAAATGAAAAGTGGCAGGTAGATGGTGGATTTAGCTGGAATAATGAAGAAGAGTCACTTATTAATGAACCTTATAATCCTGCAAAGATACGAACCCTCGACTTCATTTATCTTAAAAGAAACTTCAACAGGGGATTATCTGCCTCTCTCATAGCTCTTACAAATGGCTATCAGAAAAACGATACTTCCATGGTTATATACCTCCGGGGAACCTATGGTGCCAATGTCTGGTATGAGCATGATTTTTTAAGACTGCATGGAGCCGGTTATTACCAGAATGGGAAAAACAATAGCGGGGTAAACGTAAGTGCTTATGCATTTATAGCATATGCCGGATTTAAGTTTAAAAATTGGACGTTCGGACCTGGTTTGGAATGGTTTTCCGGAAATGACAGGCTCAGGAATAAAACGGGAGAGGATAAGACCGATCATTTCTTCGATGTGCTTTATGGAGCCCGTCACCGCTACTACGGATACATGGATTATTTTAACAATATGAAAAAAGCAACCGGTGGCTCCGGTTTGATCGATGCGTACTTTAAAATCGATAAGACTTTTCTGGACAAGCACAATATCGAACTTTCCTGGCATTACTTCGCCCTGGAAAACCATTATCAGGTTGAAGAATTGCCCGGTCAATACAGAAATCTCGATCCATACCTGGCATCGGAAGCAGACCTGGTTTATACATACACAATGAACAAATGGTTTAACATGAACGTCGGTTATTCCATTTTTCTTCCTAACTCAACCATTGAAACTATTAATGGACTCAGTGAAGGTTCCTCTGTGACAGGGCATTGGGCATGGGTAATGCTCACTTTTAAGCCCGTAATTTTTAACAGTGATTTGTATGTAACAAAAAAGTAA
- a CDS encoding [FeFe] hydrogenase, group A, with protein sequence MTTISLKVNHKDITARKGETILSALERNGLHVPTLCHMKGFLPSGACRLCIVEDEKSGRMIPSCSYPVEEGMEIQTNSPKVIDARKTIVELLLSNHPDDCLFCERNGNCELQTLSKDLHVTERRIKGVKNSFNLDRSSASIVRDPDKCVLCGRCVRVCEDIMGVAAIDLQFRGSKSLIGVAFGKGLNTSSCINCGQCIMVCPTGALTEKNHFPELLEALNNTQKEVVVQYAPAISVSMAEEFGMRPGKDINGILNAALRKIGFDKVFDTSFSADLTIMEEASELVERLQHGGSIPMFTSCCPAWTKYMEEFEPEMLGHLSTCKSPQQMLGAIIKSHYAEMTGIQPQDIYSVSIMPCTAKKFEAQREEMTHKGITDVDAVLTTRELVKLIKMYGIDLSKLQPEMADSPMGMRSSAGKLFAASGGVMEAAIRTAHYMITGKEMVRFQVNEIRGLKGRKEARISVGGIELGVAVVSGLANAKVLLQEIKEGRKDIHFIEVMSCPGGCIAGGGQLISNNCHDVQSRLKTLYEIDEKESIKVSHRNPEIRELYDKFLGKPLGHKSHELLHTTYKKREVLL encoded by the coding sequence ATGACAACCATAAGTTTGAAAGTCAATCACAAGGATATCACTGCCCGTAAAGGAGAAACCATTTTGTCTGCCCTCGAAAGAAACGGGCTCCACGTTCCTACACTTTGCCATATGAAGGGATTTCTTCCTTCAGGAGCCTGCCGGCTTTGCATAGTTGAGGACGAAAAAAGCGGCAGAATGATCCCGTCCTGCTCCTACCCTGTTGAAGAAGGAATGGAAATTCAAACCAACTCCCCAAAGGTGATAGATGCAAGAAAAACTATAGTCGAATTGCTGCTTTCAAATCATCCGGATGATTGCCTTTTCTGCGAAAGAAACGGCAATTGTGAGCTGCAAACTCTTAGCAAGGATCTTCATGTTACGGAAAGAAGAATCAAAGGAGTTAAGAACAGTTTCAATCTCGATCGCTCCAGCGCCAGTATCGTAAGGGACCCTGACAAGTGCGTCCTTTGCGGTCGTTGCGTACGAGTGTGCGAAGATATAATGGGCGTTGCAGCCATTGATCTTCAGTTCAGAGGAAGTAAATCATTGATTGGTGTTGCTTTTGGTAAGGGACTGAATACCTCCTCATGTATAAATTGCGGCCAGTGTATCATGGTTTGCCCAACCGGTGCGCTTACAGAAAAAAATCATTTTCCTGAATTATTGGAAGCATTGAATAATACACAGAAAGAGGTGGTGGTCCAATATGCTCCCGCCATATCAGTATCTATGGCAGAAGAATTTGGAATGCGCCCCGGGAAAGATATCAATGGAATTTTGAATGCAGCATTGAGGAAAATTGGTTTCGATAAAGTATTCGATACATCATTCTCAGCAGACCTTACCATTATGGAAGAGGCATCAGAACTGGTCGAACGGCTGCAGCACGGCGGCAGTATACCGATGTTTACCAGCTGTTGCCCGGCATGGACAAAATACATGGAAGAGTTTGAGCCGGAGATGCTGGGTCATCTTTCCACATGCAAATCACCTCAGCAAATGCTCGGTGCCATAATAAAATCACATTACGCCGAGATGACAGGCATCCAGCCTCAGGATATATATTCAGTTTCCATTATGCCTTGCACAGCAAAGAAGTTTGAGGCACAAAGAGAAGAAATGACGCATAAAGGAATTACCGATGTTGATGCCGTCTTAACTACCCGTGAGCTTGTAAAACTGATAAAAATGTATGGCATCGACCTTTCAAAGCTTCAGCCGGAAATGGCCGACTCTCCCATGGGAATGCGCAGTTCTGCAGGGAAATTATTTGCAGCTTCTGGCGGTGTGATGGAGGCAGCTATCCGTACTGCCCATTATATGATTACAGGAAAGGAAATGGTTCGCTTCCAGGTGAATGAGATTCGCGGACTTAAAGGCAGAAAGGAAGCCAGGATAAGTGTCGGTGGTATCGAGCTTGGCGTGGCCGTTGTCAGCGGATTGGCTAATGCTAAGGTTCTTCTGCAAGAAATAAAAGAGGGAAGAAAAGATATCCATTTCATCGAAGTAATGTCATGCCCGGGTGGATGTATCGCCGGAGGAGGACAGCTCATCAGCAATAACTGTCATGATGTTCAGTCACGACTGAAAACCCTTTATGAAATTGATGAAAAGGAGTCAATAAAGGTATCGCACAGAAACCCTGAGATCCGGGAATTGTACGACAAATTCCTTGGAAAACCTCTCGGACATAAAAGCCATGAATTATTGCACACAACCTATAAAAAACGTGAAGTATTGCTTTAA
- a CDS encoding NADH-quinone oxidoreductase subunit NuoF has translation MCLNDQNTVLKEKLISEVLLKDPETQDIRRIIKELTRQKISRPVIFVGAGTCGLGAGADKTLKAVRIWLEKQNVNADVIETGCIGLCSAEPLMDVQLPGNNRLSFQNVTADKVDGILDQVFKMEVPQDDVLGQFRANGNISWDNVDFMDEIPFFKPQKRLVLKNCGIIDPVSMEEYLANGGYRSFVKVLKTMSGEDVCNLIEKSGLRGRGGGGFPTGKKWKLAQKMNVEQKYLVCNADEGDPGAFMDRAVIEGDPHRLIEGMAIAAYAIGATKAYIYIRAEYPLAIKRLKIAIRQAQDYGLLGQNIFNSGFGLDMIIKMGAGAFVCGEETALIHSIEGKRGMPRPRPPFPTEAGLFGKPTVINNVETLSNVSAILDKGADWFASIGTPASKGTKVFALSGKISLTGLVEIPMGTSIREIIFDIAGGIRNNKKFKSVQIGGPSGGCITEANLDIPVDYESLIKVGAMMGSGGLVVMDEETCMVDIAKYFMDFIQRESCGKCIPCREGTKRMLEILQSITHRPSNGSDGEVLERFKGVIQLEKLGKIIGETSLCGLGKSAPNPVLSTLKWFRDEYEAHIFERKCPAGVCTELRTFIIDVDKCTGCTACTRKCPTGAIIGSKKSPHFIVEDKCIGCGTCQTICKFDAISVK, from the coding sequence ATGTGCTTGAACGATCAAAATACCGTGCTAAAAGAAAAACTGATTTCGGAAGTCCTATTAAAAGATCCTGAAACCCAGGACATTCGCCGGATAATTAAAGAATTGACACGCCAAAAGATTTCCCGTCCCGTGATTTTCGTAGGAGCGGGGACTTGCGGCCTGGGAGCCGGAGCCGACAAAACGTTGAAAGCCGTCAGAATCTGGCTGGAAAAGCAAAATGTAAATGCTGACGTGATCGAAACCGGATGTATTGGTTTATGTTCGGCAGAACCCCTTATGGATGTACAACTTCCTGGCAACAACAGATTATCTTTTCAGAATGTGACTGCTGATAAAGTAGATGGCATTCTCGATCAGGTTTTCAAAATGGAAGTGCCACAGGATGATGTTCTTGGACAGTTTCGCGCCAATGGAAATATTTCCTGGGATAATGTCGATTTCATGGACGAAATACCCTTTTTCAAACCTCAAAAACGTTTGGTATTAAAGAATTGCGGGATAATTGACCCGGTTAGCATGGAAGAATACCTTGCCAATGGAGGTTACCGCAGTTTTGTCAAGGTATTGAAGACCATGTCGGGCGAAGATGTTTGTAACCTTATAGAAAAGAGTGGTCTCAGGGGACGGGGCGGTGGTGGATTCCCAACCGGGAAGAAATGGAAACTTGCACAAAAGATGAATGTGGAACAGAAGTATCTGGTGTGCAATGCAGATGAAGGGGATCCGGGTGCATTTATGGACAGGGCTGTCATTGAAGGCGACCCCCATCGTTTAATTGAAGGGATGGCGATAGCAGCTTATGCCATTGGAGCAACGAAGGCGTATATATACATCAGAGCGGAATATCCATTGGCTATTAAAAGGCTGAAAATTGCCATTCGTCAGGCCCAGGATTATGGTTTGCTTGGGCAGAACATTTTCAATAGTGGTTTTGGTTTGGATATGATCATCAAGATGGGGGCCGGCGCGTTTGTTTGTGGGGAAGAAACGGCTCTTATCCATAGCATTGAAGGCAAAAGAGGAATGCCCCGTCCCCGGCCTCCTTTTCCTACCGAAGCCGGATTGTTTGGAAAACCAACGGTGATAAATAATGTGGAAACATTATCCAATGTTTCGGCGATCCTGGATAAAGGCGCAGATTGGTTTGCATCCATCGGAACTCCTGCAAGCAAAGGAACCAAGGTTTTTGCCTTATCAGGAAAGATCTCCTTAACCGGATTAGTCGAAATCCCCATGGGAACAAGCATCCGGGAAATAATCTTTGATATTGCCGGAGGAATACGGAATAACAAAAAATTCAAATCGGTACAGATAGGAGGCCCATCAGGAGGATGTATCACGGAAGCCAATCTTGATATACCGGTTGACTATGAATCTCTTATAAAAGTCGGCGCTATGATGGGATCCGGCGGGTTGGTAGTTATGGATGAGGAAACCTGCATGGTCGATATAGCAAAGTACTTCATGGATTTCATCCAAAGGGAAAGCTGTGGCAAATGCATTCCGTGCCGCGAAGGTACCAAACGTATGCTCGAAATCCTGCAAAGTATTACCCACAGGCCATCCAATGGTTCCGACGGAGAAGTTCTCGAAAGATTCAAGGGGGTTATCCAACTGGAAAAACTCGGTAAAATCATCGGAGAAACTTCACTGTGCGGTTTGGGTAAATCTGCTCCAAACCCGGTTTTAAGTACCTTAAAATGGTTCAGAGATGAGTATGAGGCCCATATTTTCGAAAGAAAATGCCCGGCCGGGGTCTGTACCGAACTAAGGACTTTCATCATTGATGTTGATAAATGTACAGGATGTACTGCTTGTACTAGAAAATGTCCGACAGGTGCCATCATCGGATCTAAAAAATCTCCCCATTTCATTGTGGAAGATAAATGTATCGGTTGCGGAACCTGCCAGACCATATGCAAATTCGATGCTATCTCAGTAAAATAA
- the nuoE gene encoding NADH-quinone oxidoreductase subunit NuoE — protein sequence MKNTLKSIIQSYPEARQDALIPVLQELQEAEGYISEEAVIEVGKHLKMPSSKIYGVATFYNQFRFEPKGKHHIQVCRGTACHVLGSKTVLEEIEKLLKIKAGQTTRDGLFSIEVVACIGACGLAPVICIDGEFHAKVTADSIAQIIETYRTQEIEQCA from the coding sequence ATGAAAAACACGTTGAAATCGATTATCCAGTCATATCCGGAAGCCAGGCAGGACGCTCTGATACCTGTTTTACAGGAACTTCAGGAAGCGGAAGGTTATATTTCTGAAGAAGCTGTCATCGAGGTTGGAAAACATTTAAAAATGCCCTCAAGCAAGATATATGGTGTAGCCACTTTCTATAACCAGTTCAGGTTTGAGCCCAAAGGTAAACACCATATCCAGGTGTGCAGGGGAACTGCTTGCCATGTATTGGGCTCCAAGACTGTCCTGGAAGAAATTGAGAAGCTATTGAAAATCAAGGCAGGGCAAACAACCCGTGATGGTTTATTCAGTATTGAAGTAGTTGCCTGTATTGGTGCTTGTGGACTGGCACCGGTAATTTGCATTGATGGTGAATTCCACGCTAAAGTTACGGCTGATAGTATAGCTCAGATAATAGAAACTTACAGAACACAGGAGATAGAACAATGTGCTTGA
- a CDS encoding response regulator, with amino-acid sequence MKNNKILIVDDDIDVINVLQAILENAGYQVIPALNKFEGLKKAYKEKPDLAILDVMMTTHYEGFEMAKELSENEEFAQMPVVMLTSIDILTTNNPSVQAMAREFRQDPRYKELQVILVKDVTTGASGIDYLAENGTSVWLKVDGFLRKPVDSKLILPEIEKQLVKNPQIVH; translated from the coding sequence ATGAAAAACAACAAAATTTTGATCGTAGATGATGACATCGATGTTATCAACGTTCTGCAGGCCATCCTTGAAAATGCAGGATATCAGGTTATCCCGGCACTCAACAAGTTTGAAGGATTAAAGAAGGCCTATAAAGAAAAACCCGACCTAGCCATTCTTGATGTTATGATGACAACTCATTATGAAGGATTTGAAATGGCCAAGGAGCTGAGTGAAAACGAAGAGTTTGCGCAAATGCCGGTCGTTATGCTCACTTCCATCGACATTCTCACTACCAATAATCCCAGTGTTCAGGCTATGGCCAGGGAATTCAGGCAGGATCCACGTTACAAGGAGTTACAGGTGATTCTTGTAAAAGATGTTACTACCGGTGCATCCGGGATTGATTATCTGGCTGAAAACGGTACTTCCGTTTGGCTTAAAGTCGACGGCTTTCTTCGCAAACCGGTGGATTCCAAATTAATTCTTCCTGAGATTGAAAAGCAACTTGTAAAGAATCCCCAAATTGTACACTGA